In Pseudoalteromonas nigrifaciens, the sequence GCAACAGCATCAAGCTATTATTAATAATCGTAACTTATTAGACGACCCAAACCCAGTACCACCTTTACTTAGCCAAGCTGCAAATGCATTAAGGGATCAGATAACGGCTAAACTTACTGAATACGAAAACGAGTTTAACACTTGCCTTCTCGACTTAAATGACGATGAAAACTGGGCGGAAATCTCCCAGGATAAACAACAAGCACTACTTGCTGAACGTAAATTGTTAAACATCCCTACTGTTGACTTATCAAGCACAGCTGCAGTATATGACGCTGTTGATGAAACCAGCTTTGAACAATGGAGTGACCGCATATCTGCCCTACCGGGTAAGTTTAGTGCTCTGTTAAAAGATGCAATTAGCGAACTTACTCCAAAAGTAAGGTATAGCCGAATTAATAAGCCCATGATTAAAACAGAAGATGACCTTCAAAAATGGCTTAGTGAGGTTGAGGCACAAATAAAAGCAGAGCTTACTAACGGCCCTGTAGTACCTAGCTAATATAAGCTTGCTAAAGGAATAAAAAATGAGAAAACCATTAGATAAAACATTACGCAGTAAGCTTGAAAAAACAGTAGAAAAAGCACGTGACATAGTTGAAATAGCAGTAACAGAAGCACTCACTCGTCTAGGTATTAGTGATGGCAGCGCACCTAGCTATTTATCAGACGAAGAACGTAAATTAAGAAATCGATTGCGTGCTCATGGCCGCCAATTGGGTGATGTACTCAACAAAGAGTCAGGCAAGCAAGAAACAGAGTTATTAATTAATGAAATGGCATACGAGCATTGGCATCGTATGCTATTTGCTCGCTTTTTAGAGCAAAGTGACTTATTAATGTATGACCAAAACACTCACGTAACCCTAGATGAGTGTTTTGAGCTAGCTGAAGAAGAACCCGATGTAAAAGACGGTTGGGAATTCGCTGGGCAATTAGCACAAAAAATGTTGCCGCAAATATTCCGAGCTGACTCGCCTGTATTTGAAGTAAAGCTCTCAATTAATCATGTTAATACCCTTGAAGAACTTATTGCTAAACTTCATGAAAACACTTTTCAGGCATCAGACGCCTTAGGCTGGTGTTATCAATTTTGGCAAAACAAAAAGAAAAAACAGGTTAACGAATCAGGCATAAAAATTGGTGCTAAAGAACTAAGCCCAGTCACTCAGTTATTCACCGAACCCTATATGGTGAGCTTTTTACTCGACAATGCATTAGGCGCTTGGTGGGCAAAACATCGTTTAACACAAGACGATTTAGCGACTGCCACCAGTGAACAAGAGCTTAGAGAACTAGCCTCTATTCCCGGTGTACCGCTTGATTATTTGCGATTTGTTCAAGATGAAGAGTCAAAAACTTGGTCCAATGCCGCAGGTGATTTTGATAAATGGCCAGAAGATTTAAGTGAATTTAAATCGCTCGACCCTTGCTGTGGGTCAGGTCACTTTTTAGTGGCCAAATTTTTAATGTTAGTGCCAATGCGCATGGAGTTAGAATCACTAAGCGCTAAACAATCGATTGATAAAGTTATTGCTGAAAATATCCATGGTTTAGAACTTGACCAACGCTGTCTAGAATTGGCGGCATTTGCCTTAGCTCTTGAAGCATGGCGTTATCCTGGTGCTGGTGGTTATCGCCAGTTACCTGAGTTACAACTAGCTTGCTCTGGTGTATCAATAACCGAAGCACAGAAAGAATGGAAAGATTTATTAAAGGCTGATAATAGCCAACAAGGTGCTGTTAAGTGGATGCACCAGACATACATCAATGCGCCAGTGTTAGGTAGTCTAATTGAGCCCGAAAATCATTTTGATAAGCCATGGGATATTATTAATAGTACACTAATTAAAAAGGGTAATATATCTGAAGGATATGAAACAATTTCTTCTGGTTTAGTGATGTGCTCAAGTATATTAACTAATAGATACCACTTCATAGCAACAAATCCACCTTACCTTACAAAAAATAAATTCACGGAAAGTCTTAACGACTTTGTAGAAAAACATTACCCGCTCTCTAAGCTAGATCTAGCGACTGTATTTATTGAAAGGATACGTAAGTTACTTACACCATCCGGTGTATATGCTTTAGTAACACCTCAACACTGGTTTTATCTTTCTGGTTATAAAAGACTAAGACAAAAAATATTAGAAAGTGACACTATTAAGTTAGCTACTGGTCTTGGTGGTGGAGCTGACTCTTTCTCAATTGGACCTGGTAATATAACTACAATATCTATGTTTATCATTAGTGTAAATGAAAAGCATCCGACTTATAAAACATTAGATTTATCTTTAATTAAGCCTATATCTAATAAAATAAAAGCTCTAGCTTCTGTAAATTTTAATATTATAAAAGTAGCTCAAGTTGAAAAAACAAAAGGGATTGAAATTGTAACCTCTCAATCCGAGACATTAGAGACATTGAATGATTATGTATCCTCTTATGCGGGCTTGCAAAGTGGTGACTTCCCAAGGTTTGGAAGAAAATTCTTTGAACTAAGCAAAATAACTTCTGCGTGGTCTTTTCAACAAAGTACAGTTAGTAAAAGCTCTAATTTTGGTGGTTTAGAAAACCTATTTCACTGGCAAAATGGTCAAGGTGAATATCTTAAATATTTAACAGAAAGGTTAGGCGCTGGAAAGGAGAAAGCCTGGTTGAGGGGAGAGAGTGCCTGGGGTAATAAAGGAATTTCTGTTAGGACTATGGGTGAACTACCATCCAGCATGTACCTTGGAACTAAATTTGACAATAATGTAGCTGTAATCATACCAGACGATCCTAAGGATTTGCCTGGACTTTGGATGTATTGCTCATCTCCAAGTTTTAATAAAAATATAAGATCAATAAATCAAAAGTTAAATGTAGATAATGGGTACTTATTGAAGGCCAATTACGTAAAAGCTGAATGGGATGAAATCGCGATTAAACAATTTCCTTATGGTCTTCCATTACCATATTGTGATCATCCCACCCAATGGGTTTTT encodes:
- a CDS encoding Eco57I restriction-modification methylase domain-containing protein produces the protein MRKPLDKTLRSKLEKTVEKARDIVEIAVTEALTRLGISDGSAPSYLSDEERKLRNRLRAHGRQLGDVLNKESGKQETELLINEMAYEHWHRMLFARFLEQSDLLMYDQNTHVTLDECFELAEEEPDVKDGWEFAGQLAQKMLPQIFRADSPVFEVKLSINHVNTLEELIAKLHENTFQASDALGWCYQFWQNKKKKQVNESGIKIGAKELSPVTQLFTEPYMVSFLLDNALGAWWAKHRLTQDDLATATSEQELRELASIPGVPLDYLRFVQDEESKTWSNAAGDFDKWPEDLSEFKSLDPCCGSGHFLVAKFLMLVPMRMELESLSAKQSIDKVIAENIHGLELDQRCLELAAFALALEAWRYPGAGGYRQLPELQLACSGVSITEAQKEWKDLLKADNSQQGAVKWMHQTYINAPVLGSLIEPENHFDKPWDIINSTLIKKGNISEGYETISSGLVMCSSILTNRYHFIATNPPYLTKNKFTESLNDFVEKHYPLSKLDLATVFIERIRKLLTPSGVYALVTPQHWFYLSGYKRLRQKILESDTIKLATGLGGGADSFSIGPGNITTISMFIISVNEKHPTYKTLDLSLIKPISNKIKALASVNFNIIKVAQVEKTKGIEIVTSQSETLETLNDYVSSYAGLQSGDFPRFGRKFFELSKITSAWSFQQSTVSKSSNFGGLENLFHWQNGQGEYLKYLTERLGAGKEKAWLRGESAWGNKGISVRTMGELPSSMYLGTKFDNNVAVIIPDDPKDLPGLWMYCSSPSFNKNIRSINQKLNVDNGYLLKANYVKAEWDEIAIKQFPYGLPLPYCDHPTQWVFHGHPSASVTWNDETKTTLISELRQDDTVLQVALARLLGYRWPAELDTEMELAPEMREIIAQNKVFDGLVDDDGIVCIPAVRSEKRAVKRVEAILHKAYGDKWSSNVEDNLLKTVKAKDLEEWLRDKFFDQHCRLFQHRPFIWQIWDGEKDGFSALVNYHKFDYKALERLIYTYLDDWIGSQKRDLADGKEGADIRLRAAENLKKQLEAILVGEESLDIFVRWKPLAEQPIGWNPDLNDGVRLNIRPFMKAKDVGKKDAGILRSKPNIHWKKDRGTDVPSAPWFDLGLEYGGKQGDRINDHHLTLAEKKAAKEAQ